Proteins encoded by one window of Heliangelus exortis chromosome 5, bHelExo1.hap1, whole genome shotgun sequence:
- the AMN gene encoding protein amnionless isoform X1, with protein sequence MKHMFVLLTVLQLLAAAAAVYKQWIPNTNFETISNWDKGRVPCARDMVHFEKNKEISVFVRSPHMLTDMYLPLNGEFVLASGAGFAAFDGSWDPGCDSGATLRFTDAENHTWFNPMLWQVVPPGRELEANEHLFSVDEERVPCHYDDVIFQPQTSFRINIDSSQQVIHLRSISLMGQELSSPEAWAEYLQAPSAQLQFHGNGTLQVTGTGCPDKSGCPCGNSLDGHRICAALLRASGRQCPAPACRNPLQPLGHCCRVCGAIINLDFTPDFELQKYQDRVVQSFLSQPKYASVQMAISKVHKSQTFLGVIPRSSTPLIQIVLIDDGAGAQSGTAAEQLAADIMEDVAQNGNTTLLLSEAHGITGGKMEVATGSTGSSQVGSHTLSVIAVETVLGLLLGLLFLGGILLLYRKGKLRLPTLHLSWPWDRLEDSMSPAPSSKKGFNNPMFDVEPPSIDPGEETQQEMAHKNHQVFYLNPLYDASEMEI encoded by the exons ATGAAGCACATGTTCGTCCTCCTCACTGTCCTGCAGCTCCTCG ctgctgctgccgccgtGTACAAGCAGTGGATCCCCAACACCAATTTTGAAACCATCTCCAACTGGGATAAAGGCAGAGTCCCCTGTGCCAGAGACATGGTTCATTTTGAGAAGAACAAG gaGATCTCAGTCTTCGTCAGGTCTCCCCACATGCTGACAGACATG TACCTGCCCCTGAATGGAGAATTTGTGCTGGCATCAGGTGCGGGATTTGCAGCTTTTGATGGCAGCTGGGATCCAGGCTGTGACTCAG gtgCAACGCTGAGGTTCACTGATGCCGAGAACCACACGTGGTTCAACCCCATGCTGTGGCAGGTTGTCCCCCCTGGCAGAGAGCTTGAGGCGAATGAGCACCTCTTCTCTGTGGATGAGGAACGTGTCCCGTGTCACTATGATGATGTTATCTTCCAGCCCCAAACCTCATTCCGGATAAACATCGACTCATCACAGCAAGTGATTCATCTCCGCAGCATTTCCCTCATGGGCCAG gagctcagcagccccGAGGCCTGGGCTGAGTACCTGCAGGCTCCATCTGCCCAGCTGCAGTTCCATGGCAATGGCACCCTGCAGGTGACAGGCACTGGATGTCCTGACAAGTCTGGCTGCCCTTGTGGGAACAGCCTG GATGGCCACCGCATCTGTGCAGCCCTGCTCAGGGCATCGGGGAGGCAgtgcccagcaccagcctgcAGGAACCCTTTGCAACCTCTTGGCCACTGCTGCAGGgtctgtg GAGCCATCATTAACCTGGATTTCACTCCTGATTTTGAGCTGCAGAAGTACCAGGACAGAGTGGTGCAATCCTTCCTGAGCCAG CCCAAGTATGCCAGCGTGCAGATGGCCATATCCAAGGTGCACAAATCACAGACCTTCCTGGGTGTCATTCCCCGAAGCTCCACTCCTCTGATCCAAATCGTGCTGATTGATGATGGAGCAGGAGCACAGAGTGgcactgctgcagagcagctggcagcagaCATCATGGAGGACGTGGCACAGAATGGTAACACTACTCTCCTCCTTA GTGAAGCACATGGCATTACAGGTGGCAAAATGGAGGTGGCCACCggcagcactggcagcagtCAAGTGGGGAGCCACACACTGAGTGTGATCGCAGTGGAGACCGTCCTGGGGCTACTCCTTGGTCTCCTGTTCCTTGGAGGGATCCTCCTTCTCTACAGAAAGGGAAAACTAAG GTTGCCCACCCTGCATCTCAGCTGGCCCTGGGACAGATTGGAGGACTCGATGTCCCCTGCACCATCCAGCAAGAAAGGCTTCAACAACCCCATGTTTGATGTG gagccaCCAAGCATTGACCCTGGAGAGGAGACACAGCAGGAGATGGCTCACAAAAACCACCAGGTCTTCTACCTCAACCCTCTGTACGATGCAAGTGAGATGGAGATCTGA
- the AMN gene encoding protein amnionless isoform X2, whose product MKHMFVLLTVLQLLAAAAAVYKQWIPNTNFETISNWDKGRVPCARDMVHFEKNKEISVFVRSPHMLTDMYLPLNGEFVLASGAGFAAFDGSWDPGCDSGATLRFTDAENHTWFNPMLWQVVPPGRELEANEHLFSVDEERVPCHYDDVIFQPQTSFRINIDSSQQVIHLRSISLMGQELSSPEAWAEYLQAPSAQLQFHGNGTLQVTGTGCPDKSGCPCGNSLDGHRICAALLRASGRQCPAPACRNPLQPLGHCCRVCGAIINLDFTPDFELQKYQDRVVQSFLSQPKYASVQMAISKVHKSQTFLGVIPRSSTPLIQIVLIDDGAGAQSGTAAEQLAADIMEDVAQNGEAHGITGGKMEVATGSTGSSQVGSHTLSVIAVETVLGLLLGLLFLGGILLLYRKGKLRLPTLHLSWPWDRLEDSMSPAPSSKKGFNNPMFDVEPPSIDPGEETQQEMAHKNHQVFYLNPLYDASEMEI is encoded by the exons ATGAAGCACATGTTCGTCCTCCTCACTGTCCTGCAGCTCCTCG ctgctgctgccgccgtGTACAAGCAGTGGATCCCCAACACCAATTTTGAAACCATCTCCAACTGGGATAAAGGCAGAGTCCCCTGTGCCAGAGACATGGTTCATTTTGAGAAGAACAAG gaGATCTCAGTCTTCGTCAGGTCTCCCCACATGCTGACAGACATG TACCTGCCCCTGAATGGAGAATTTGTGCTGGCATCAGGTGCGGGATTTGCAGCTTTTGATGGCAGCTGGGATCCAGGCTGTGACTCAG gtgCAACGCTGAGGTTCACTGATGCCGAGAACCACACGTGGTTCAACCCCATGCTGTGGCAGGTTGTCCCCCCTGGCAGAGAGCTTGAGGCGAATGAGCACCTCTTCTCTGTGGATGAGGAACGTGTCCCGTGTCACTATGATGATGTTATCTTCCAGCCCCAAACCTCATTCCGGATAAACATCGACTCATCACAGCAAGTGATTCATCTCCGCAGCATTTCCCTCATGGGCCAG gagctcagcagccccGAGGCCTGGGCTGAGTACCTGCAGGCTCCATCTGCCCAGCTGCAGTTCCATGGCAATGGCACCCTGCAGGTGACAGGCACTGGATGTCCTGACAAGTCTGGCTGCCCTTGTGGGAACAGCCTG GATGGCCACCGCATCTGTGCAGCCCTGCTCAGGGCATCGGGGAGGCAgtgcccagcaccagcctgcAGGAACCCTTTGCAACCTCTTGGCCACTGCTGCAGGgtctgtg GAGCCATCATTAACCTGGATTTCACTCCTGATTTTGAGCTGCAGAAGTACCAGGACAGAGTGGTGCAATCCTTCCTGAGCCAG CCCAAGTATGCCAGCGTGCAGATGGCCATATCCAAGGTGCACAAATCACAGACCTTCCTGGGTGTCATTCCCCGAAGCTCCACTCCTCTGATCCAAATCGTGCTGATTGATGATGGAGCAGGAGCACAGAGTGgcactgctgcagagcagctggcagcagaCATCATGGAGGACGTGGCACAGAATG GTGAAGCACATGGCATTACAGGTGGCAAAATGGAGGTGGCCACCggcagcactggcagcagtCAAGTGGGGAGCCACACACTGAGTGTGATCGCAGTGGAGACCGTCCTGGGGCTACTCCTTGGTCTCCTGTTCCTTGGAGGGATCCTCCTTCTCTACAGAAAGGGAAAACTAAG GTTGCCCACCCTGCATCTCAGCTGGCCCTGGGACAGATTGGAGGACTCGATGTCCCCTGCACCATCCAGCAAGAAAGGCTTCAACAACCCCATGTTTGATGTG gagccaCCAAGCATTGACCCTGGAGAGGAGACACAGCAGGAGATGGCTCACAAAAACCACCAGGTCTTCTACCTCAACCCTCTGTACGATGCAAGTGAGATGGAGATCTGA